From one Salminus brasiliensis unplaced genomic scaffold, fSalBra1.hap2 scaffold_135, whole genome shotgun sequence genomic stretch:
- the LOC140548854 gene encoding uncharacterized protein yields the protein HSIYTHSIYSLYILTLYTHSIYTHSIYYTHSIYSLYILTLYTHSIYTHSIYSLYILTLYTLSIYSLYIHSLYTHSIYSLYILTLYTHSIYTHYTHSIYSLYILTLYILSLYTHSVYSLYIYSFYILSLYTRSIYTHSIYSLYILTLYTLSIYSLYIHSIYTHSIYSLYILTLYTHSIYTHSIYSLYILALYILILYTLSIYSLYIYSLYILSLYTLYIYSLYILSLYTHSVYSLYIYSFYILSLYTCSIYTHSIYSLYILTLYILSLYTHSVYSLYIYSFYILSLYTRSIYTHSIYSLYILTLYTLSIYSLYIHSIYTHSIYSLYILTLYTHSIYT from the exons CACTCTATATATACTCACTCTATATACTCTCTTTATATACTCACTCTGTATACTCACTCTATATATACTCATTCTATATAC TATACTCACTCTATATACTCTCTTTATATACTCACTCTGTATACTCACTCTATATATACTCATTCTATATACTCTCTCTATATACTCACTCTATATACTCTCTCTATATACTCTCTCTATATACACTCTCTGTATACTCACTCTATATACTCTCTTTATATACTCACTCTGTATACTCACTCTATATATACTCAT TATACTCATTCTATATACTCTCTCTATATACTCACTCTATATATACTCTCTTTATATACTCACTCTGTATACTCACTCTATATATACTCATTCTATATACTCTCTCTATATACTCGCTCTATATATACTCATTCTATATACTCTCTCTATATACTCACTCTATATACTCTCTCTATATACTCTCTCTATATACACTCTATATATACTCACTCTATATACTCTCTTTATATACTCACTCTGTATACTCACTCTATATATACTCATTCTATATACTCTCTCTATATACTCGCTCTATATATACTCATTCTATATACTCTCTCTATATACTCACTCTATATATACTCTCTCTATATACTCTCTCTATATACACTCTATATATACTCACTCTATATACTCTCTTTATATACTCACTCTGTATACTCACTCTATATATACTCATTCTATATACTCTCTCTATATACTTGCTCTATATATACTCATTCTATATACTCTCTCTATATACTCACTCTATATATACTCTCTTTATATACTCACTCTGTATACTCACTCTATATATACTCATTCTATATACTCTCTCTATATACTCGCTCTATATATACTCATTCTATATACTCTCTCTATATACTCACTCTATATACTCTCTCTATATACTCTCTCTATATACACTCTATATATACTCACTCTATATACTCTCTTTATATACTCACTCTGTATACTCACTCTATATATACT